A single Harpia harpyja isolate bHarHar1 chromosome 6, bHarHar1 primary haplotype, whole genome shotgun sequence DNA region contains:
- the LOC128142806 gene encoding killer cell lectin-like receptor subfamily F member 1, protein MAGDITYADVAMLPRERSHVPSRTSVPGNMITYAELRVKPNPNRSSRSETSASGCRHGCSAWFYVALVLGVLVLALLGITAVLATQFLKDGAGKSEGLSQYGLNSTGNDIFSEKTVSAVLLKQLVEELCEDGQGATCELCPPGWQLHRGRCYYFSEEAVSWDDSQRNCLARKSQLLVIEDEIEMEFIDNKEKDTKYIWIGLKTQDMKKQWSSVEDTGVKENRIAINRIEHDKNCAVYRRKNMIQRDNCQTLKKWICKKNATLLVL, encoded by the exons GAAACATGATCACGTACGCTGAGCTGCGCGTGAAGCCGAACCCCAACAGGAGCAGCAGATCAGAGACTTCCGCTTCTG gcTGCCGACACGGGTGCTCAGCCTGGTTCTACGTGGCGCTGGTCCTGGGAGTCCTTGTGCTCGCCCTGCTAGGCATCACAGCCGTACTAGCCACGCAAT TTTTGAAGGATGGAGCAGGAAAATCAGAAGGTTTGTCCCAGTATGGTCTCAATAGCACTGGCAATGACATTTTTTCAGAGAAGACTGTCTCGGCGGTGCTCCTGAAACAGCTCGTGGAGGAACTGTGTGAAGATGGACAGG GAGCAACATGCGAGCTCTGTCCTCCTGGGTGGCAACTACACAGGGGGAGATGTTACTACTTCTCCGAGGAGGCTGTAAGCTGGGATGACAGCCAGAGAAACTGTCTGGCCAGGAAATCCCAGCTTCTTGTCATTGAAGATGAAATTGAGATG GAATTTATAGACAATAAAGAGAAAGACACCAAATATATCTGGATTGGGTTGAAGACTCAAGACATGAAGAAACAATGGAGTTCAGTTGAAGATACTGGAGTAAAAGAAAACAG GATAGCTATAAATAGAATTGAGCATGACAAGAACTGTGCTgtttacaggagaaaaaacatGATCCAAAGAGATAACTGCCAGACTTTAAAGAAGTGGATCTGTAAGAAGAACGCAACTCTGTTGGTGCTCTGA